The Actinomyces sp. oral taxon 414 genome has a segment encoding these proteins:
- the argF gene encoding ornithine carbamoyltransferase, with amino-acid sequence MTEPNPLPVPDAAVLAGLKGRSLLRELDFTPEQWMALIELAAQLKAAKRAGREDRRLVGKNIALVFEKTSTRTRCSFEVGAHDQGAHTTYLDPSGSQMGHKESVADTARVLGRMFDGIEYRGDSQAKVETLAELSGVPVWNGLTDEWHPTQMLCDALTMLEHAGKPAGEISFAYVGDARFNTGRSLLVNGALLGADTRIVAPRSLWPDEECVEAARRVAQSTGARITLTESVADGVTGVDFVHTDIWVSMGEPKEVWDERIALLRDYQVNVSLMATAGPQAKFMHCLPSYHDRNTTIGEEIYQATGMDGVEVTDEVFESPASIVFDQAENRMHTIKAVMVATLGD; translated from the coding sequence ATGACCGAGCCGAACCCACTCCCCGTCCCCGACGCCGCCGTCCTGGCGGGCCTCAAGGGCCGCAGCCTTCTGCGCGAGCTCGACTTCACCCCCGAGCAGTGGATGGCCCTCATTGAGCTCGCCGCCCAGCTCAAGGCCGCCAAGCGGGCCGGGCGCGAGGACCGGCGCCTGGTCGGCAAGAACATCGCCCTCGTTTTCGAGAAGACCTCCACCCGCACTCGCTGCTCCTTCGAGGTCGGCGCCCACGACCAGGGCGCCCACACCACCTACCTCGACCCGTCGGGCTCCCAGATGGGCCACAAGGAGTCCGTGGCCGACACCGCCCGGGTGCTCGGCCGCATGTTCGACGGCATCGAGTACCGCGGTGACTCCCAGGCCAAGGTGGAGACCCTCGCCGAGCTGTCGGGCGTGCCCGTGTGGAACGGCCTGACCGACGAGTGGCACCCCACCCAGATGCTGTGCGACGCCCTGACCATGCTGGAGCACGCGGGCAAGCCCGCCGGCGAGATCTCCTTCGCCTACGTCGGCGACGCCCGCTTCAACACGGGCCGCTCGCTGCTCGTCAACGGCGCGCTCCTGGGCGCCGATACGCGTATCGTCGCCCCCAGGTCCCTGTGGCCCGACGAGGAGTGCGTCGAGGCGGCCCGCCGCGTCGCCCAGTCCACCGGCGCCCGCATCACCCTGACCGAGTCGGTGGCCGACGGCGTGACCGGGGTCGACTTCGTCCACACCGACATCTGGGTCTCCATGGGCGAGCCCAAGGAGGTGTGGGACGAGCGCATCGCCCTGCTGCGCGACTACCAGGTCAACGTCTCGCTCATGGCGACCGCCGGCCCGCAGGCCAAGTTCATGCACTGCCTGCCCTCCTACCACGACCGCAACACCACCATCGGCGAGGAGATCTACCAGGCCACCGGCATGGACGGAGTCGAGGTCACCGACGAGGTCTTCGAGTCGCCGGCCTCCATCGTCTTCGACCAGGCCGAGAACCGCATGCACACCATTAAGGCCGTCATGGTGGCGACCCTGGGGGATTGA
- a CDS encoding demethylmenaquinone methyltransferase, with protein sequence MSRATLAKDPREVAGMFDAVARRYDLTNDVMSLWQVRMWRRVARAAVGAAPGLRVLDLAAGTGTSAVEYAADGADVVACDLSPGMVAEGRRRHPEIEFVVGDAMALPFADADFDVVTISYGLRNVQDTAAALAEMARVTRPGGRLVIAEFSTPVHRALRGLYRFYLGTALPAAGRLISSNPQAYAYLGESIVAWPDQEALAALMHAAGWRGVAYKNLSGGIVAIHRGTRPED encoded by the coding sequence ATGAGCCGAGCCACCCTTGCCAAGGACCCCCGCGAGGTCGCGGGCATGTTCGACGCCGTCGCGCGCCGCTACGACCTGACCAACGACGTCATGAGCCTGTGGCAGGTCCGCATGTGGCGGCGGGTCGCCCGAGCCGCCGTCGGGGCCGCGCCGGGCCTGCGGGTCCTCGACCTGGCCGCCGGCACCGGCACCTCCGCCGTCGAGTACGCGGCCGACGGCGCCGACGTCGTCGCCTGCGACCTCTCCCCCGGCATGGTCGCCGAGGGCAGGCGCCGCCACCCGGAGATCGAATTCGTAGTCGGCGACGCCATGGCTCTGCCCTTCGCCGACGCCGACTTCGACGTCGTCACCATCTCCTACGGACTGCGCAACGTTCAGGACACCGCGGCGGCCCTGGCCGAAATGGCCCGCGTCACCCGCCCGGGCGGGCGCCTGGTCATCGCCGAGTTCTCCACGCCCGTGCACCGCGCCCTGCGAGGGCTCTACCGCTTCTACCTGGGCACGGCGCTGCCCGCGGCCGGGCGGCTGATCTCCTCCAACCCCCAGGCCTACGCCTATCTCGGCGAGTCCATTGTCGCCTGGCCCGACCAGGAGGCGCTGGCCGCGCTCATGCACGCGGCCGGCTGGCGGGGCGTGGCCTACAAGAACCTGTCCGGGGGCATTGTCGCGATCCACCGCGGCACGCGCCCGGAGGACTGA
- a CDS encoding type II toxin-antitoxin system HicB family antitoxin, with product MTVLMGSTARYTFTVTWSPEDEEFVATCLEFPSLSWLAGTPEDALAGLRELVDEVVADLRESGESVGGRRCAAGTGPRRTPVG from the coding sequence GTGACCGTACTCATGGGAAGCACTGCTCGTTACACGTTCACCGTCACCTGGTCGCCCGAGGATGAGGAGTTCGTCGCCACCTGCCTCGAGTTCCCATCGCTCTCCTGGCTCGCCGGGACCCCGGAGGACGCGCTGGCCGGTTTGCGCGAACTGGTTGACGAGGTCGTCGCCGACCTCCGCGAGTCCGGAGAGTCCGTTGGCGGGCGCCGGTGCGCTGCCGGAACGGGGCCCCGGCGGACGCCGGTAGGCTGA
- a CDS encoding S1C family serine protease — MSSHDDVTGATPSGGATNGSERFKPPAGWSRSGRPSGSFDGDSAADAAQASQAAVTARYTTVPATPPGYSFQRSADAPETGSESGTGYRAASGSPYSAYPASGSSYSAPASSGTAPASSSTAPASSGTGYGPGPSAGAVPGPVPSTSPPAGGGGTPHVPPSDPPKSSDGDSRRRGPGWGGVLATAVVVALLASGGTVVGLHYLGYGEKAQPVASAVPTSVATGATTQIVTSAGTAPDWESVTNAVANSVVAITVKTAEGTEMGSGVIYDASGHIITNHHVVGTASQIQITLADGRIYDAELTGTDPATDLAVVQIVNAPDDLTVAQIGDSSKVVTGQDVMAIGNPLGLSSTVTTGIVSAINRPVVTEQKDQPDQSQNQGGSPGGSSTPGLGGVLQPSQQSSTKTCTNAIQIDAAVNPGNSGGPLFDETGKLIGITSSIATLGSSSSGSSASGSIGIGFAIPGNLAVKVADQLIENGTATHAFLGVALDNGSEKADGETRAGAKVTAVEPDSPAAKAGVQVGDVITAIDGKTTNQPAALTGFVRQYSAGDTVKLTVIRNGEKKEIEVTLVERKDS; from the coding sequence ATGAGTTCGCACGACGACGTTACCGGCGCCACACCGAGCGGCGGCGCCACGAATGGTTCAGAGCGGTTCAAGCCGCCCGCGGGATGGAGCCGCTCCGGTCGGCCCTCGGGCTCCTTCGACGGCGATTCCGCCGCCGACGCCGCCCAGGCCTCTCAGGCGGCCGTCACGGCCCGTTACACGACGGTGCCCGCCACGCCCCCCGGCTACTCCTTCCAGCGCTCGGCCGACGCGCCTGAAACAGGGTCTGAATCCGGCACCGGCTACAGGGCCGCCTCCGGCTCCCCCTACTCCGCCTACCCCGCTTCGGGCTCTTCCTACTCCGCCCCGGCCTCATCCGGTACCGCCCCGGCCTCGTCCAGCACCGCCCCGGCCTCGTCCGGCACCGGCTACGGGCCGGGCCCCTCGGCCGGCGCCGTCCCCGGCCCGGTTCCCTCGACCTCCCCCCCGGCGGGCGGTGGCGGGACCCCGCACGTCCCGCCGTCGGATCCCCCGAAGTCCTCCGACGGCGACAGTCGCCGCCGCGGGCCGGGCTGGGGCGGCGTCCTCGCCACCGCGGTCGTGGTCGCGCTCCTGGCGTCCGGGGGCACCGTCGTCGGCCTGCACTACCTCGGCTACGGCGAGAAGGCCCAGCCCGTCGCCAGCGCGGTGCCGACGAGCGTGGCCACCGGTGCGACCACCCAGATCGTCACCTCCGCGGGCACCGCGCCCGACTGGGAGAGCGTGACCAACGCCGTCGCCAATTCCGTCGTCGCCATCACCGTGAAGACCGCCGAGGGCACGGAGATGGGGTCGGGCGTCATCTACGACGCCTCGGGCCACATCATCACCAACCACCACGTCGTCGGGACGGCCAGTCAGATCCAGATCACCCTCGCGGACGGGCGCATCTATGACGCCGAGCTGACCGGCACGGACCCGGCCACCGACCTCGCCGTCGTCCAGATCGTGAACGCCCCCGACGACCTCACCGTCGCCCAGATCGGCGACTCGAGCAAGGTCGTCACCGGTCAGGACGTCATGGCGATCGGCAATCCGCTGGGCCTGTCCTCAACGGTGACCACCGGTATCGTCTCCGCCATCAACCGTCCGGTGGTCACGGAGCAGAAGGACCAGCCGGACCAGTCCCAGAACCAGGGCGGCTCCCCCGGGGGCTCGAGCACGCCCGGGCTCGGGGGCGTGCTGCAGCCCAGCCAGCAGTCGAGCACGAAGACCTGCACCAACGCCATCCAGATCGACGCGGCGGTCAACCCGGGGAACTCGGGCGGCCCGCTCTTCGACGAGACCGGCAAGCTGATCGGCATCACGAGCTCGATCGCCACCCTGGGCTCGTCCTCCTCGGGCTCGAGCGCCTCGGGCTCGATCGGGATCGGCTTCGCCATTCCGGGCAACCTCGCCGTCAAGGTCGCCGACCAGCTCATCGAGAACGGAACGGCGACGCACGCCTTCCTGGGGGTGGCCCTCGACAACGGCAGCGAGAAGGCCGACGGCGAGACGCGCGCGGGGGCCAAGGTCACGGCGGTCGAGCCCGACTCGCCGGCGGCCAAGGCCGGCGTCCAGGTCGGCGACGTCATCACCGCGATCGACGGCAAGACGACGAACCAGCCCGCCGCGCTGACCGGCTTCGTGCGCCAGTACTCGGCGGGCGACACGGTGAAGCTCACGGTGATCCGCAACGGGGAGAAGAAGGAGATCGAGGTCACCCTCGTCGAGCGGAAGGACTCCTGA
- a CDS encoding o-succinylbenzoate synthase yields the protein MWSPAVRMAGEPRARGELDLAALRARDRAGLLARIDRAVVWELPVRARSHGLTHRDGVLLHGPAGWGEVAPFWDYDAAACAPWLAAGIEQAAVGLTSLPVRREQIAVHVAVPEVDAYQAHALVSESGAATAEVRVASSPASLNADLRRLSAVRSALGPFGRVRIDIGGAWDLETALRTLPLMDRAAGGLEYAEQPCANVTDLAVLRRRLDVPIAADESVQLSADPLAVRRLEAADVVVLKAAPLGGVRRALVLAERLDLPAVVCSALDTSVGVGAGLRLAAALPVLEYACGLGTVGLLSSDVAIPSVLPVRGVLPLRPVHVSETMLAAAGADDDLTARWATRLTHVLAALTERREREAADRLSPVAGLPL from the coding sequence ATGTGGAGTCCTGCCGTCCGGATGGCGGGCGAGCCGCGCGCCCGCGGCGAGCTCGACCTGGCGGCTCTGCGTGCCCGCGACCGCGCCGGTCTGCTGGCGCGCATCGACCGCGCCGTCGTCTGGGAGCTGCCCGTGCGCGCCCGTTCGCACGGCCTGACCCACCGCGACGGCGTCCTCCTCCACGGCCCCGCCGGCTGGGGCGAGGTCGCCCCCTTCTGGGACTACGACGCCGCCGCCTGCGCCCCGTGGCTCGCCGCCGGGATCGAGCAGGCCGCCGTCGGCCTGACGAGCCTGCCCGTGCGGCGCGAGCAGATCGCCGTCCACGTCGCCGTCCCCGAGGTCGACGCCTACCAGGCGCACGCCCTCGTCTCCGAGTCCGGGGCCGCCACCGCCGAGGTGCGGGTCGCCTCCTCCCCGGCCTCGCTCAACGCCGACCTGCGGCGCCTGAGCGCCGTGCGGTCCGCCCTGGGGCCGTTCGGGCGCGTGCGCATCGATATCGGCGGCGCCTGGGACCTGGAGACCGCCCTGCGCACCCTGCCCCTTATGGACCGGGCCGCCGGCGGCCTGGAGTACGCCGAGCAGCCCTGCGCGAATGTGACCGATCTCGCCGTCCTGCGCCGTCGCCTCGACGTGCCCATCGCCGCCGACGAGTCCGTGCAGCTGTCCGCCGATCCCCTCGCCGTGAGGCGGTTGGAGGCCGCCGACGTGGTCGTGCTCAAGGCCGCCCCGCTCGGCGGGGTGCGCCGCGCCCTGGTCCTGGCGGAAAGGCTCGACCTGCCCGCCGTCGTGTGCTCCGCCCTGGACACCAGCGTCGGCGTCGGCGCCGGGCTCCGGCTGGCCGCCGCCCTGCCCGTCCTGGAATACGCCTGCGGCCTGGGCACGGTGGGCCTGCTATCATCCGACGTCGCCATCCCCTCCGTCCTGCCCGTCCGCGGCGTCCTGCCGCTGCGCCCCGTCCACGTCTCCGAGACCATGCTCGCCGCCGCCGGGGCCGACGACGACCTCACCGCGCGCTGGGCCACGCGCCTGACGCACGTCCTGGCCGCGCTCACCGAGCGCCGCGAGCGGGAGGCGGCCGACCGGTTGAGTCCGGTCGCGGGGTTGCCGCTGTGA